The nucleotide sequence GCAGACATCCTCATCATCCCGAGACCTAAGTCCCTGGGACGATGAAACGCCGGAGTATCTGAAGCGGCGACAGTTGGCCGCCGCTCAAATGGCTCATCCCCATCAGCCCCCTATGCAAGCTCCACCTCAGCATACGGATCGGCATGGATACTACATGCGACACGCCAGGCGAATGAACTCTTGCGACGAGGACTACGAGTAAGTCCACTtctttgaataattatataggtaataaaataataattcccCATATCTTTAATATTTGTAGCTACGATGGGGAATTCGTTGCACGCCGAGATCAgccacaacatcaacagcagcagcgaaagTTCAAGCACGGACTTTCTCGCAGCAGGGATAACTTTGAATTGGGTGAGTTCATATACTTCATAAGACTGATTTTTGAATCATTCTTTAAACGATACTTGTGTTCCTGCAGAATCCCCCAGCTGGTATCATCACCCGGCGCACCACACATGGTCGCCTCAGGAGATTGAGCAGGTGCGCGTACGATCTTTCGATCGTACTGCTTACGAGCGATCCAGCTATGGCCCACCGCCACCCATCTACGACAAACGTGGACAACTGAGAGGCAAATATCGCGGAGATCACAGGGATAGGGAACGAGAGCGTGATCGCGACCGAGAGTATCGGGATTATGCTCGTCCAAGCTACGATTTCGACTACGAAAACGTCTACGAGGAGCGTGGAGGTCGTTCACCGTTGGCCTACAAGCCAGGAAGAGGTGGTGGTGATTATCTGTATGACAGAGAAAGGGACAGGGATCGGGAGCGCGATCGAAAATCCTTCGATCGGGAAAGTCTCGAGTCCTATGAGAGCGCCACCCGTCGTCGTCGCAGTTTTGGTAGTGGAAACGATGTTTATGGCAGCCTAGATAGTCGCGATGATTACCGTGGCGATAGGGAAAGGGATCGTGAACGTGATCGCGAGCAGATGAAGACCCGTTCATTACGAAAGCCAACAACTACGTCTGGAAAGCTCCGGATAAGTGGCGACATTGATTACGAGCAGGACTCGGAGCAGGACTTCCAGCAGCGATCTGGAGTACGAAGCCTGCAGCGTCCCAATCAGCTAGGCGGTGATGTGGTGCTGCCCTCCAATGCGGTAGTGGGTCCACAGCGATTGCGCAAAAGCAGCGGCTCCAGTCCCTGGGACGGAGAGGGTATGTGTCTCAAGTTTGTAATTCATATCGGTTCTCTCGTTTTAATTGTATGCGCATTGCAGAACCGGCCTTGCCTGGTCAGAAATCTTGGAAGCGTCCAGCCAGCGCTGCTGAAACCGAAAGGCGACTGGCTGAGAGTCGCAGAGCGGTAGCTTTGGGTCAAACTCCCTCCGATGGAGAAAAAGAACGAAGGTTTGGGGAATATTATTTCATGAATtgagtaaatattttatttaacaccTCATTTATCCCTCAGATTCCGCAAGAAAACCCGAGCCCGCAGTGCCAAAGATTTAGCCACCGTCGGTGCTCCCAGCGCTAGTACTTCTGCCCCGTCCAGATCGAGCTATGGGCGTGGCATCAGGGATAACTATGACTATATATGTCCAGGCCAGCGtaacgatgacgacgacgatgatgatgaggacTACGTGGATGATGAACCGCCAACGGATGAGGATAAGTTCGAGAGGTTGAACCGCCGGCGACATGAGATGCACCAGCGGATGCTGGAGTCCGAACGTCGGCAAATGGAACGCCATCAGCCGCCATCGCTGGCGAAGCTTCCGGGCCAGAATCGTACACGAGGCGTCGTGGCTAACAGTGACTATGGTTTTGTGGACAGTTACGAGCAGACTCCAACTCCCACGCCACGTTCGAATGCCAGTAGCACTGGACCGGGTGGCCTGATGATGAGTGGCGGGGAGTCCTCCGCTGGAGTTACAAGTTCCAAGTTCAATTTTGACGATGGATTTGAGTCAGATTTTAATCAGAGCTCTCCGCCGCCGGCGCCAGCAGGTACCGCCTCCAGTTGCAATTCCACGCCGGCGGGTCCAGTTTCGGCAAATGCGAACAACGGCGGATCGAAGAGCCTGTTCCGCTTCTCCAATGATTTTTCGGATCGCGAGAAACGGGAGCAGTTTGAGATGGATACACCGCCAACCTCAACACCACCAATTACGCAAAAACTGCGATTTGACGATAATGTTAAGGTCTCCCAATTCGATGATGCTGCCTTTGAGGATGACTTCGCCAAGGCATCATTCGATTTTGAAAAGGAACAAGCGGGTTCTGCCACAGCAGGTGCCGGAGGATCTGGTGCTATGAGCAGGAAGCAAAATATGCGAACCAGCaagctgcagcagcgccaGGAGCTCATCAAGAAATCCGAGTCGGTAAACATATTTGCCAAAAAGCAGGAGGATCCCTTCGAGGATGACGAGTTCTTTAAATCACCAGACCAGGAACAGGCCATGGATCAGCACAATGATGACACTGAGGGCGGCAAATTTCAGTGGAGCGAGGACGCGAACTTTGCAAAGTTCGATGAAAACATGTGATTTGACCAACTGTTTGCCAAGGCATCGGGGCAGCGACCGGATCCGGACATCGATAACCACAACTATGCGGAGATCGATGTGGTCAACGACACGGACTTTTCATTTCTGGCCAATCTCAATCACTACTATCAGCAGCAGCGACTGCACAGCCTGCGACAGAGCTTGAATCGCCATGTTTACTGCAACTTGCCAGTCCAGCAGTTGCAGGAGCAAGTGAATCAGCCGATGAAGAAATCCATCGCCACATCTACAAGTCCCTGGCATGAGCCAAAGGTCAAGTCGAagccgctgcagcagctgctgagGAAGCCGAAAAAGTGGAAACTCAAGCGCACCCTAGATGACTTTCTAAAGTGTCTGATTATTGCGTCCTCGGAGCATGTGTACGATTATGATGTGCTGTGGTAGGATTGGCGGATTGGGAAGATGAGGAGCAGTCTTAGAGAAGAGAGAGAAATAAAGAAACCATACGATATTTAATTCGCCACATATATCTAGTCAACTCAATCGCCATTTAAACTTGCAATATCGTAACACTCCAACGAGGACTGTAGAGTTCCCTCTTACTCCCAGTTCTGCCCAAGCCAAAACATCACACAGCTCTGATCCTATTCCAAAGCCAGAttgtatatatagatttatCCAGCAGTCGATTCCAAGCAAGCCATAGAGAAAACTTAAACGAGAACAAGTGTTTGTTAAAGCTACTCCCCACTCGTCAAATAACGAAATACTCACGCCCCCGCCCCGAATCATCAATCGATCCGCAAATCGAAAGCAACTAATTAATTGCCTATGCTAGATGTCGTCTATTCCATATATATCGAATTATCCAAAGTGCAACCATTGTGCTAGCATACAATACCACATATATTCCTAGGGTACGTTTATGTTTTTGCATACTACAAGCATAATTTGTATGATTGTTTGATTACATAGTTAACTAACGACTAATTAGTTTAATTCCACGGCAATGTGTTTTTATGATTTGactatatattatacataactatatatttatacgtaACTGAACaagcaactgaaactgaacgATCAAGTAACTCCCAAACAGCTAAATAATATACGATAATTATACATACGAACCTattcttatacatatatatgtaatgcAATTATACGAATACGATAGTTATTGTCAAGTCCCTTTGTGTAGGGGATGTAAAAATTGGTTTTTGTCCCGTCATTTTGTTCTATTAATTAAACTGTGAGAAGCATATTACAAATGGTTTCATTTATTTGGACAAGTCAAGTCGTTTCCAAACTTTTGATTACTGAATTTTGTGTGGCAACATACATAGCCAACATATATAGCCATATCGGATCGTATGCAAATGGGTGGCGGTTGGCTGCTCTGCCAGCACCTGCCATTTAGGCCGCTTTTGGAGCCAAGTGTTTGACAATTTGGAGCGCCAATTAGCCAGGCCAGCTGTGGTCTTCTACGCCCACAATAACTATAAAACCTTTGAGTCGATCCAAGCCAATGCATATTCAGTTTTTGGATCTTGTGGCAGCAGCAATCTCTTTTGAAATGCAGCAAATGGTAAGCAAATTCTTTGGCAAGGATTTTGTAAGATTTGGCTCTTTTCTGTTTTCAGTTGATTCTCGTATCCCTGGGACTGCTGGCCAGTGTGGCAGCCAAGCCAGCTGTGGATCCAGCACTGTTTCCTTCGGCCTCTACTTTCGGACTCTATCCAGGATCAGGTGGACCTTTTGCTGGCGCCTATGCTGCTGGTCCCTTTGCTGGCGCTCCTTTGGTTAATCCTTTGGGTGCATCTCCCCTGGCCGTATCCAGCAGCCAGCGCTTGGACTACTTTAACCAGTTTAATGCCGCCTTTGCTCCGACTGCTCCTGCCCGCATCCTGGCTACTGCTCCATTCCCTGCAACTGGCGCCCGACTCATTCAGCCAACTCGTTTCCTTGCTCCTGCAGTGGCAGCACCATTTTTCTTTTAGAAAGCATTGAAATTGTTCCTTATTTTGTCGTgttattcaaaaataaaagtacaAGTTGGTTAACCACAATCATTGTGTCACTATTAAGTCGGTATATGGCTAAACTGTTGCTTTTTTGGCGACGTGCCAAGTACAGTGTATACAGGTGTGATATTCCTTAATAACAAATAATCGAATTGAATGAGCATGTTCAATAAATGGACAaagaaacatttatttataatatcgAGATTgtctctctatatatatatatatatattttatacaatttGTTGTATGAATCTAATATGAAATAagtttttgattaaatttgtCATATATATCATAATATAATATCATTTGGTATCGAGTGTTATCACAATGTATTAAAGGTAGGCTATGTCCGTTGCAGATCACCAGACACCCTTGTAACCATATCCAACGTTATAAGTGGGATAGTAGTAGGGATAGGTGTACGGATAGGTGGTGGCGTATGGGTAATTGTAGGCGGGATACGCCGGATAGCCACCGCTGTACTTAACATAGGTGTTGGGATAAGTGGCCACCGTGGCGGGGGGCACGAAAACTCGATTCCAGTTTCGAGTGACAAACTGATGGCTGGTGGCCACGGGAACCAGGCGAGGAACAGTAGCGGGCACTGCCGGAATCACTGCTGGAATAACTCCATTTGTGGCAGTTGCAAAGCTGGCATGAGACAGCACCAACCCAAGGAGCAAGTAGCCCAACATGGTAGCAAAAAGCTGGATTATGATAATGCTGAGATTATACACTTTAAGTACATTTATCCTTAAGGGTACTCACGCTCTTCATGATGAGGGTAAGTAACCTGGGCCACTCGATCACCGACCGACTGTCCATTTGTAACCCAACCAGGCTGCTTTTATAGCACGCCGAGATTGGATTTGACTTTCAAATGCAACCACCCTTTTATGGATGACCAACCATTTGTGGGCCACCGCCTCGTCCAAGGGCAGCTATGCATTCCCAAAGAAGAGAAGCCAGCGAAGCTTGGAGGGCTTTAagtatatacaaataaatatcttTGGAAAGATGACGCAAGCGGAATTTGTGGCAACACAAAGGCTGGCCATTTAATTATGCTGCAGTAATACAACGATCGAACCCATTGATCAAAACATCTGAGTAAATATAGAGATTCCTGGCCAGATATTTCGGTTGACTATAAAAGCAGATCGGTGACCGAAAGAGCACATACATCCAGAAGTAAACAACATGAAGCTACAGTTGGCTCTCGTTCTATGTGGATTGACTCTGGCCTTGGGCCAGATTGTTCCCCGCAGCTCCTGGTGTCCTGTGCCCATCTCGCCGCGAATGCCCAGGCTCATGGTACCGGTGCGACTGATTATCATCCATCATACAGTCACGGCCCCTTGCTTCAATCCGCATCAGTGCCAGTTGGTACTTAGGCAAATTCGAGCCGATCATATGCGCAGAAAGTTCAGGGATATTGGCTATAATTTCCTGATCGGCGGGGATGGTCGAATCTACGAGGGCTTGGGTTTCGGCATCCGTGGCGAGCATGCTCCCCGCTATAACAGCCAGTCCATTGGCATTGCTTTCATTGGCAACTTCCAGAGTAAGTCATCCCATTCAATTACCCTGTGTCATTTTCTTTAATACTATGTCTGTATTTCAGCTGGATTACCTCCTTCGCAGATGCTCCAGGCTGCCCGAACCCTCATCCAAATCGCTGTGCAGCGTCGCCAGGTTTCGCCCAACTATTCCGTGGTGGGTCATTGCCAAACGAAGGCCACTGCTTGTCCGGGAATACACCTTCTCAACGAGCTCAAAAAGTGGCCAAATTGGCGACCAAAGCCTTAGGTTTCCATATGAATCATTCGAGTGTTGATGAAAGATGGAGACCCTAACATAAATATATCTTGAAACCCATTCTCTGTAGCTAAATTGATGTAAATAATTGTACATTTTAccaaataaacacattttttagACAAATgtcattaatttttaaaagtttattttactTAAGATATGTAACTTTGCTTTCTAGTTTTGCCTCCAGTGCGGCCACGTCTTGATCTCGTTGTACAGAGCATCACCTGGGCAGGAGGTGGCCTTGGTCTGCCGATGACCGAACAGCGTGTAGTTATCCTTGAGGTATCCACGCTGCTTGGCCAGCTCGATTAGATCCTTGGCGTTCTGGAGCATCTGGGCGGATGGGGCACTGCGTTCGAAGTTGCCAATGAAGACGATGCCAATGCTCTTGCGATTATAGTTGGGGGAGTGTGATCCCTGGAGCCCGAAACCACGACCCTCGTACACCTTGCCATCACCGGCCACGATAAAGTTATATCCAATATCGCTGAAATTGCGGCGACCCTTGTGATCCGACTGAATGTTCTTGATCATGCGCTTGCACTGCTCGGATGTGGAGCAGCCATTAGGATTGTCCGAATGATGGATGATCACATAGTCGACGGCGCCGGAAATCCTAGAAGGCGATCGAGCAGACACCGCACCCCAACTGCTGCGTGGTTCAATCTGCAGGGCATTGGCGGATAGAGCTGATGGGGAAGAGAACTTGATTAGCCTATTAGCCCGTTTGGGGTTTGAGCACACTCTGATTGATTACCTAAGCAGCAAAGCACTAAAGCGGCCACAAAACTAATTGCCGTTGATGTGTTCATCTTTGCAAGATTCAAGATTCTATTAAATTCTTCCGCTACGGCTGTGTTTATATAgaaaagtttcattttttacGGGAAACGAAGCGTTAAATACCCCTCAAAACTGGTTTTCCTCTTTATGAATTGAACTCGATCGAACAATcgttcaaaatcaaattatattataCAAATCGTATTTAAATCCTATGTACAAAACCCAGAGAaagcattttttgttttgcacagTATCATAGTAATAGGAAAATTCTAACTATGAAAGAATGAAAAGAAAGTTTCTAAAGAAGAGGTAAAAGAAATTCCGACTTTCTGCTTAATatgcttaatatttttgaattagGTGTATGACTATTTCTAAATAGACTTATCTCAATTCTCATACACATCACAGCATCTAAATACCCAGGGTATACATACACCGGGTGCGGTAAAGAACCTGCTGGGGATTCACTTGCGCCCCCGAGATAAGAAGCTGCTCCCGGAGACCTCATACACACGTCGAAGCTATAGACAAACACTTTTTACATTATTATATTTGAGTAAACTTAATAAAACATCATATTAATCCCCCACATTTTAGTTCTCGATGGCCTTAAGTTGTTTGGCAATGATTTGCTTCTTGGTTTCCTTTGGCTggtattttgttttgtctgcCTTGGTCTTGGAATTTTTCGTTTCGGAGGATTTCTTTGATGATTGCACGATTTCATTCGCTTTGATTTGCAACTTTTCCATCAACGTCAGTGGACGAACTGTGGCCGTTTCCTCCTGTTTCTTGTGGATCAATGCCTTGGTGGCCACACGATTCTTCTCGGCCATCTTTTGGTTCTTGTTCTTCACCTTTTCCGAGCGCAGGCCGGCTAAAGCCTCTTTGTATTCAACTGCATGTTGAATCTCAATATCTGGAGAAACGTGGATTTCCTCACCCAATCCCTTGTTCGCATCGCTTAgtatttttttgaataaagtCATATCTTGTTCCGTGAGCACGGTGACGGCGGTGCCCTTTCTTCCCGCTCGAGCCGTTCGGCCCACTCGATGAATGTATGTCGTGATATGGCGAGGTGTCTCATATGAGAGCACAACATCCACGTCTGCCACATCGATACCACGCGCCAGTGCATCTGAGCAGATCAGTCCATTGATTTTCCCAGCAGCAAAGTCCCTTAGTCGTTCATTTCGAACCTTAGCCGAGAGATTTCCCGACAATTCAGACACTTTGGTGCTATACTTTTGAAATAGCACTTTCAGCACGAATGTTAGTCGAGTTGCCTGATCCGAACTGTTGGTGAAGCACAAGAATCGCTTCCATTTGTACTTTTCCACCAAGGCAAAAACAGTGAGGGGTTTAAGTCGCAGCTCCGTCACACAGTACTGCTCGGTTAACTCCGCCGGCGTTGTGTATCTGCCCACAAATTGTCCTGGATCTGTAAGCGCTTCGGTATCAGCACCTTCTTCCGTTGCGTCCTTCAACACGGGCATGGTAAGTACGGTGGCGAACAGACGAGGCTGAAAGAGTCGTAGATCCTGCAGCTTCTCGGGATCTTGAGACAATGTCGCCGAGAACAGGAGCTTATGTGGTTGCTTGCCAAAGCTGGCTTGAAGTTCTGCATAGCATAGAGGTGCTTGAGTGCCGGCCAGCAGCTGGTCGGTGGTTTCCTTTACATGACTGTCCAGATGATAAAGCCAGTTTTGGAAAACTGCATCCATTATTCGATCGGCCTCGTCAATGACCAGAAATTTTAGGCTCTTCAGGCAGAACCCTTTCGTGGCGTGCAAATGGTCAACCAAGCGGCCTGTAAGAAAATTACATACATAATGAAACTACAAGACTTCTCTCGGTTTGTTTAACTCACCTGGTGTGGTCACCACAATGTCTGCCTTGGAGTAGTATTTGCCTTTGTATTGCTCCACCAGCTTCTCCTGCTCATCCTCTAGTTTGTGCTGCTTGGATAGAAGGCAAACCTCCAGCTCCGTTTTGCTGCACAACTCACTGATGACCCGATAAACCTGTAGGGCCAGCTCTGCCACAGGAAGGACGACTAAAGCCCTTACTTTACAATCCACCCGCTGCGATAGCAACTGGACAATTGGTATGGCAAAGGCCAAGGTTTTTCCACTGCCTGTAGGAGCAGATACACAAATATCTCGGGGACGAAAGGGAGGAGGCTTAGCGTGTGCCTCCAGGATCCATGGGATGACCTGCTTTTGGACTGGAAAAAGCCGCTTAATCTTCATCTGCTTGAGAGCTTGACATGTGTACTTCTCCAGGTAATCGAGCTGGTCAATTGCCTCGGAGGCGGGCACTTCCTCCTCCGGCTGCAGGCTTCCACCTTCAATGATGGTTGGATGTGCCAGCCAATTGGGCAGCTGCATCTGCACTTTCTTCTTCTTGGCCGCCGAATCATCGCCTCCAAGAACTTGAAACTCATTAGACGGAACATCTTCCTCTTGGACAACTTCTAGGGGCTTTTCTGGTTCTTCCACCTGCTCCTCCTTGGATTCCGACTCCTTCACATCTGAGGTTTCTTTTTCCAGGATTGGTGTTTCTACAACTTCTATGGCTTCATGTTTCCTTTTGCGTTTTGCAGCCTTCTTAAGCAATTTTTGCAGTATTTCATCCTCGTTGTTGGTGCCTTGGGCCCCATCTTTTTGTTCTTTCAAATCCTCGGTATATCTGGGGtgtaattgatttaaaatgaCTGTAGGTAATAAACACAAGTTTAGTTACCTGTTAACAGTAAATAATTCCATTATCTACACGGTTTTTATTAAACTAAACGAGAGAGAATGAAATGCACGTGTTGCGGCTGCTTTGTTTACGTTTTACAAAAACATATTATCGATATCGGGCTCTGTGGCACTTCGATATTAAGAAGTGTATGCCTATCGCGCGGTGTGACCCTTTGTACTTTGGCgcgtttatttaaaaatgtgatatattgtatgtaaaagtttttcggcttcaaataattaaatgcaaattagcaTATAATCcctcttcattttttttgttatttatttatttatttagaagcgatGAATCCATACAATGCAGTAATAGTAACATAACAGCGCAATTAACAGATAAATTATAGAACCAAACCTCGCACTAAGCATGTGAGGACTTAATTCCTCTTAATTACTTTTATGTGTCAAAATTTATTGCATGTACAAAATGTACAGATCAGATAATATTAGCTAGGgaagaaatattttaagtggGTTGTTTATAAATTGTCTTCGTATTGTCATCCCATCTTATTAATTATGCACACAGTTATATTCCagtttttttgaataattaacAATATTCCCCTAACCGCAAGCAGAACAATTGACaacggaaatgaaaacaatattAGTTCATATTCCTGTTTTCGATGGGCTTTGTAGTTTCCcttagatatatatgtatatatatgtatgtacttacGAAATGCGTTGATGCGTATACAGAATGCCGCCAACTTCATGGGTTTCTTTGGGGATTTTTATGCCAGCCGGTGATTCATAATTGACCCAGAGATTGTACCCACGTGAACGTCGGATGCAAAATTAAGCATCAGATACGATAAATGTTTATGAACGTACTCCGAACAGGTTTAGAGGGTTTTTACATGCTCcactaaaaataatataaatatttctataGAAATGACATTTTTGACgagattttttaattatttccgAACAGTCTTACTGTTGGCAATACTGTCATTTGTTTGCGGCTACACTTAAAACTTCTTATTGCTATTTCCGTCcgtaaatttgtattttttaatgcGACCATTAATCATGCCGACGGTCGTTTCAATTCgattcagttcagttcagtggCACCTCAGTTGAACACCTGTGACAGAGGACGACACGCCCACATCGTGTGTCAGAATCTATATATACTCGTAGTACTACTTGGCCCACTGTTGTCGGGGCTCGGACCTTAGATTTTGTTGAGCACTTAAGGATCTAACTGAAATTGGAATCTCGTTTATTCAGTTCTTCGCGTTTATTCACCCAGTGAATTGCCaagcttaattttatttaagtatgCCTTAttctaactaactaactaacttttTTCAActgataaattttaatattcttAAATGAGAATATATTCACACTTGGGAAATCCGACGATTGAATAGTTTTCGGGCTGTTCATATTGTTTACAAGTAATGATTTCCCACTTCATTGGGAATTGTAACGATTCAAAAAGAAGTGAGcgtgtatttatttgctaagtGATCCCTGACTTTCAAGACTTTCAGCTCGAATCAGTACCAGGTTCTTTCATTTCGCACATGTGCCGGATTAAAATACCAAAACTGGATATGGAGTTATGAGCCGAGTTTGCGGATACGAAAGCT is from Drosophila melanogaster chromosome 3L and encodes:
- the CG13031 gene encoding uncharacterized protein, with protein sequence MQQMLILVSLGLLASVAAKPAVDPALFPSASTFGLYPGSGGPFAGAYAAGPFAGAPLVNPLGASPLAVSSSQRLDYFNQFNAAFAPTAPARILATAPFPATGARLIQPTRFLAPAVAAPFFF
- the CG13026 gene encoding uncharacterized protein, isoform C; translation: MKSLFATMLGYLLLGLVLSHASFATATNGVIPAVIPAVPATVPRLVPVATSHQFVTRNWNRVFVPPATVATYPNTYVKYSGGYPAYPAYNYPYATTYPYTYPYYYPTYNVGYGYKGVW
- the PGRP-SB2 gene encoding peptidoglycan recognition protein SB2, isoform A, producing MKLQLALVLCGLTLALGQIVPRSSWCPVPISPRMPRLMVPVRLIIIHHTVTAPCFNPHQCQLVLRQIRADHMRRKFRDIGYNFLIGGDGRIYEGLGFGIRGEHAPRYNSQSIGIAFIGNFQTGLPPSQMLQAARTLIQIAVQRRQVSPNYSVVGHCQTKATACPGIHLLNELKKWPNWRPKP
- the PGRP-SB2 gene encoding peptidoglycan recognition protein SB2, isoform B, whose product is MKLQLALVLCGLTLALGQIVPRSSWCPVPISPRMPRLMVPVRLIIIHHTVTAPCFNPHQCQLVLRQIRADHMRRKFRDIGYNFLIGGDGRIYEGLGFGIRGEHAPRYNSQSIGIAFIGNFQNAPGCPNPHPNRCAASPGFAQLFRGGSLPNEGHCLSGNTPSQRAQKVAKLATKALGFHMNHSSVDERWRP
- the PGRP-SB1 gene encoding peptidoglycan recognition protein SB1; amino-acid sequence: MNTSTAISFVAALVLCCLALSANALQIEPRSSWGAVSARSPSRISGAVDYVIIHHSDNPNGCSTSEQCKRMIKNIQSDHKGRRNFSDIGYNFIVAGDGKVYEGRGFGLQGSHSPNYNRKSIGIVFIGNFERSAPSAQMLQNAKDLIELAKQRGYLKDNYTLFGHRQTKATSCPGDALYNEIKTWPHWRQN
- the Dbp73D gene encoding dead box protein 73D, with the translated sequence MELFTVNRYTEDLKEQKDGAQGTNNEDEILQKLLKKAAKRKRKHEAIEVVETPILEKETSDVKESESKEEQVEEPEKPLEVVQEEDVPSNEFQVLGGDDSAAKKKKVQMQLPNWLAHPTIIEGGSLQPEEEVPASEAIDQLDYLEKYTCQALKQMKIKRLFPVQKQVIPWILEAHAKPPPFRPRDICVSAPTGSGKTLAFAIPIVQLLSQRVDCKVRALVVLPVAELALQVYRVISELCSKTELEVCLLSKQHKLEDEQEKLVEQYKGKYYSKADIVVTTPGRLVDHLHATKGFCLKSLKFLVIDEADRIMDAVFQNWLYHLDSHVKETTDQLLAGTQAPLCYAELQASFGKQPHKLLFSATLSQDPEKLQDLRLFQPRLFATVLTMPVLKDATEEGADTEALTDPGQFVGRYTTPAELTEQYCVTELRLKPLTVFALVEKYKWKRFLCFTNSSDQATRLTFVLKVLFQKYSTKVSELSGNLSAKVRNERLRDFAAGKINGLICSDALARGIDVADVDVVLSYETPRHITTYIHRVGRTARAGRKGTAVTVLTEQDMTLFKKILSDANKGLGEEIHVSPDIEIQHAVEYKEALAGLRSEKVKNKNQKMAEKNRVATKALIHKKQEETATVRPLTLMEKLQIKANEIVQSSKKSSETKNSKTKADKTKYQPKETKKQIIAKQLKAIEN